Proteins encoded in a region of the Mycolicibacterium duvalii genome:
- a CDS encoding rhodanese-like domain-containing protein produces the protein MPSFPVDLQRRSRTRRQAPASVPRTLGQEADLVAVDTTWGELQPLHCAPGVVTLGELELIEGVRDGALLIDTRNPDSKGGVTIPGAVGIPHGQIKDRRAELDASRLNIGFCNGPQCPQSPDAIRQLLEAGFPASSLAYYRGGLHDWVTLAMPTEPVD, from the coding sequence ATGCCGAGTTTCCCGGTCGACCTGCAGCGCCGCTCCAGAACCCGTCGCCAAGCGCCGGCCAGTGTCCCCCGGACGCTGGGACAGGAAGCCGACCTCGTGGCAGTGGACACCACCTGGGGGGAACTGCAGCCCCTGCACTGCGCTCCGGGCGTGGTGACCCTCGGTGAGCTCGAGTTGATCGAGGGGGTGCGCGACGGCGCGCTGCTCATCGACACCCGAAATCCCGATTCGAAGGGCGGCGTCACCATCCCGGGAGCGGTCGGCATCCCGCACGGTCAGATCAAGGACCGCAGAGCTGAACTGGATGCGTCGCGCCTGAACATCGGGTTCTGCAACGGTCCACAATGCCCACAGTCTCCCGATGCGATCCGCCAGCTCCTGGAGGCCGGCTTCCCGGCGTCGTCGCTGGCGTACTACCGTGGCGGGCTCCATGACTGGGTGACCCTCGCCATGCCCACCGAACCGGTTGACTGA
- a CDS encoding LytR/AlgR family response regulator transcription factor, with the protein MTRPLTVLAVDDEVPALDELAYLLDRHPDIGEVLRAGDATSALRELNQRPIEAVFLDINMPGLTGIELAGVLANFSQRPAVVFVTAHDDKAVAAFDVGAVDYLLKPIREDRLDQAVRRVLSARATPAPEDAPVTADPGTDSDVIPAELGGVTHLVPRDSIGWVEAEGDYARLHAASGSHLVRIPLSTLETRWHNHGFQRVHRSYLVALRLVTGLRNADGGMLVRLRANGASPAVELPVSRRQARELRDRLVRNPMRNLRPDGTQGD; encoded by the coding sequence GTGACCAGACCGCTGACGGTGCTCGCCGTCGACGATGAGGTCCCCGCGCTCGACGAGCTGGCCTACCTGCTCGACCGGCACCCCGACATCGGCGAGGTGCTGCGCGCCGGAGACGCGACATCGGCACTGCGCGAACTCAATCAGCGTCCGATCGAGGCGGTGTTCCTCGACATCAACATGCCCGGGCTGACCGGTATCGAGCTGGCCGGGGTGCTGGCCAACTTCTCCCAGCGCCCCGCGGTGGTGTTCGTGACCGCCCACGACGACAAGGCGGTCGCGGCGTTCGACGTCGGCGCCGTCGACTACCTGCTCAAGCCCATCCGCGAGGACCGACTCGACCAGGCGGTGCGCCGGGTGCTCAGCGCCCGCGCCACACCGGCTCCCGAGGACGCACCCGTCACCGCCGATCCCGGAACGGACTCCGATGTGATCCCGGCCGAGCTCGGCGGGGTCACCCATCTGGTGCCGCGCGACAGCATCGGATGGGTCGAAGCCGAAGGCGACTACGCGCGGCTGCACGCCGCATCGGGGTCGCATCTGGTGCGCATCCCGCTGAGCACCCTGGAAACCCGTTGGCACAACCACGGTTTCCAACGCGTCCACCGCTCCTATCTGGTCGCGCTGCGGCTGGTGACCGGGCTGCGCAACGCCGACGGCGGCATGCTGGTCCGGCTGCGAGCCAACGGCGCCTCGCCCGCCGTCGAATTACCGGTCAGCCGCCGTCAGGCCCGCGAGCTGCGGGATCGGCTGGTGCGCAACCCGATGCGCAACCTACGACCGGACGGAACCCAGGGTGACTGA
- a CDS encoding hemophore-related protein — protein sequence MTAGQRLSVARAPRLLAAVGVAGSMALAAAGVAQAQPAPDQCSPAALMRAHAATMNQMADYLDSHPDVEQVFADARGRATPQERHDVIEAYTGAHPDVAAALRDIHRPMQDLRSSCGLPMHPGMHGGMGFGPMGPGQ from the coding sequence ATGACAGCGGGACAACGACTTTCGGTTGCGCGCGCACCGCGGTTGCTGGCGGCCGTCGGAGTGGCCGGCTCGATGGCGCTCGCGGCCGCGGGCGTGGCGCAGGCCCAGCCTGCTCCCGATCAGTGCAGCCCGGCGGCGCTGATGCGGGCACACGCCGCGACCATGAACCAGATGGCCGACTATCTGGACTCGCATCCGGACGTCGAGCAGGTGTTCGCCGACGCCCGGGGCCGGGCGACACCCCAGGAGCGCCACGACGTGATCGAGGCCTACACCGGCGCACATCCCGACGTGGCGGCCGCGCTGCGGGACATTCACCGCCCGATGCAGGATCTGCGCAGCAGCTGCGGCCTGCCCATGCACCCCGGTATGCACGGCGGCATGGGATTTGGTCCGATGGGACCCGGCCAGTAG
- a CDS encoding recombinase family protein has protein sequence MSQSKPLRAIVGARVSVLQGPQKVSHLAQIESTTRWAEANGYEVVGSFEDLGVSAEKRPEDRPELGKWLDDEGAARWDAIVWSKMDRAFRSTRHCVDFARWAEERHKTVVFADDGLKLDYRPGTAKGIDAMMAELFVYLGSFFAQLELNRFKARASDSHRKLRQMDRWASGVPPLGFKVVDHPSGKGKGLDTDPEGKALIEQMAAKLLDGWSFIRIAAWCNESGHLTNMDRARIAKGKPAKARPWTVNTVIDALTSPRTQGLKMTGRGKQAKTVLDGDGEPIRLGPPTFDADTWKQIQEAAQLRKMNRRTPTGSANPMLGVGICGCPGCPACDGAAGPICGASLAQQFTRKKLASGETREWRSYRCGRTPLNCNGVSMRAEDADGLLEETFLDRWGDEKVTRRVFVTGEDHSYELEQVNASIDRLRKESDAGLIVSAEDEDLYIQRMRSLIDRRSALEALPSRPAGWTTEETGHTYGEVWETADKRQLMVDHGVRFVLVSGRPLHTSIYRPDDGVPFVDISGAEAKRLGLAR, from the coding sequence ATGTCCCAGTCCAAACCTTTGCGTGCCATAGTTGGTGCTCGCGTCTCCGTTCTGCAAGGGCCGCAGAAGGTTTCGCACCTTGCTCAGATCGAAAGCACGACCCGATGGGCCGAGGCCAACGGATACGAGGTGGTCGGTAGCTTCGAAGACCTTGGCGTCTCCGCAGAGAAGCGCCCCGAAGACCGGCCCGAACTGGGGAAGTGGCTCGACGACGAGGGGGCGGCCCGGTGGGACGCCATCGTATGGTCGAAGATGGATCGTGCGTTCCGATCCACCCGGCACTGTGTCGACTTCGCCCGGTGGGCAGAGGAGCGACACAAGACCGTCGTCTTCGCCGACGACGGGCTGAAGCTCGACTACCGGCCGGGAACGGCCAAAGGCATCGACGCGATGATGGCCGAACTGTTTGTCTACCTCGGTTCGTTCTTCGCTCAGCTCGAACTCAACCGGTTCAAGGCGCGTGCCAGCGACAGCCACCGCAAGTTGCGACAGATGGATCGGTGGGCGTCCGGTGTGCCTCCACTTGGCTTCAAAGTGGTCGACCACCCCAGCGGCAAGGGAAAGGGACTTGATACTGACCCAGAGGGCAAGGCGCTCATAGAGCAGATGGCAGCGAAGCTGCTCGATGGCTGGAGCTTCATCCGAATTGCCGCGTGGTGTAACGAGTCCGGGCACCTCACCAACATGGACCGGGCCAGAATTGCCAAGGGTAAGCCCGCGAAAGCCCGCCCGTGGACGGTCAACACGGTTATCGACGCGCTTACCTCGCCTAGGACACAAGGGCTGAAGATGACGGGTCGCGGCAAGCAAGCCAAGACCGTGCTCGACGGCGACGGGGAGCCGATCCGGCTCGGCCCTCCGACTTTTGATGCGGACACCTGGAAACAGATTCAGGAAGCCGCCCAGCTTCGGAAGATGAACCGGCGCACGCCGACGGGCTCCGCGAATCCGATGCTCGGTGTCGGCATCTGCGGATGCCCCGGCTGTCCCGCGTGCGACGGGGCTGCGGGGCCGATCTGCGGCGCCTCTTTGGCTCAACAGTTCACTCGAAAGAAGCTCGCCAGCGGCGAGACGAGGGAATGGCGGTCGTACCGCTGCGGCCGGACTCCGTTGAACTGCAACGGCGTCAGCATGCGCGCAGAAGACGCTGATGGCTTGCTCGAAGAGACGTTCTTGGACCGTTGGGGCGACGAGAAGGTGACTCGGCGCGTGTTCGTGACGGGGGAGGATCATTCTTACGAGCTTGAGCAGGTGAACGCCAGCATCGACCGATTGCGTAAAGAGTCAGACGCTGGCCTCATTGTGTCCGCCGAGGACGAGGACCTCTACATCCAGCGGATGCGGTCGCTGATCGACCGCAGAAGCGCGCTGGAGGCCCTACCGTCGCGGCCGGCTGGATGGACCACCGAGGAGACGGGCCATACCTACGGTGAGGTGTGGGAGACCGCCGACAAGCGTCAGCTCATGGTGGACCACGGGGTCAGGTTCGTTCTTGTTTCAGGTCGACCCCTCCATACGAGCATTTATAGGCCAGACGACGGTGTGCCGTTCGTGGACATTTCCGGAGCCGAGGCTAAGCGGCTGGGACTGGCCCGGTAG
- a CDS encoding rhodanese-like domain-containing protein produces the protein MAPVQEVDIATFAPAWESGAPVLDVREDHEFVQAHVPGAQWIPLADLPARVAEVPSDATVYVICASGNRSKRGAEILEESGRRAVSVAGGTKGWIRAGHPAESG, from the coding sequence ATGGCACCCGTGCAGGAAGTCGACATCGCCACCTTCGCGCCGGCCTGGGAATCCGGTGCGCCCGTTCTGGATGTGCGTGAGGATCACGAATTCGTCCAGGCGCACGTCCCGGGCGCGCAGTGGATTCCGCTGGCGGACCTGCCCGCACGGGTGGCAGAGGTGCCCTCCGATGCGACCGTCTATGTCATCTGCGCGTCGGGGAACCGCAGCAAGCGAGGAGCGGAGATTCTCGAGGAGTCCGGACGCCGCGCCGTGTCCGTCGCCGGGGGTACCAAAGGGTGGATCCGGGCCGGCCATCCCGCCGAGTCCGGTTGA
- a CDS encoding sensor histidine kinase: protein MSGELAVALTTALIVVAIAAVVLALRTRRVVTTPTERAVHTALHTASQAARALRQGLDAGSAHTAAPFLRSLTGTDGLALFDADATMLARDPDDASFWDDVGDACAAARESLTAQRRVMTHANACAVIAQPLLTEAGDQPGVLVVVTTRSPAPGMLGAVGEVARYAAGQIELAELDASRARLDRAEVLALRAQISPHFIYNALNTIASFVRTDPDRARELILEFADFTRYSFRAAGQYTTLAEELRNIDRYLTLERARFGSALTVTLQVAPEVLNVVVPFLALQPLVENAVRHGFAGRRSGSIELIARDEGSDCVITVEDDGVGMDPDALRAGPGDALADGTTEGSSAHVGLTNVDHRLRAAFGNDYGLVVETAIGAGTKVVMRVPKFRSGVRAGGAAFGGGSQ, encoded by the coding sequence ATGTCCGGCGAGCTCGCGGTCGCCCTGACCACCGCGTTGATTGTCGTGGCCATCGCCGCGGTGGTGCTCGCCCTGCGGACCCGGCGGGTGGTGACCACCCCGACCGAACGCGCCGTGCACACCGCGCTGCACACCGCGTCGCAGGCCGCACGCGCGCTGCGGCAGGGCCTCGACGCCGGGTCCGCCCACACCGCCGCCCCGTTCCTGCGCTCGCTGACCGGCACCGACGGACTGGCGCTGTTCGACGCCGACGCCACGATGCTGGCCCGCGATCCCGACGACGCGTCGTTCTGGGACGACGTCGGCGACGCGTGCGCCGCCGCCCGCGAATCCCTCACAGCACAGCGCCGGGTGATGACGCACGCGAACGCCTGCGCGGTGATCGCGCAGCCGCTGCTGACCGAAGCCGGTGACCAGCCGGGGGTGCTGGTGGTGGTCACCACCCGCTCCCCCGCACCCGGGATGCTCGGCGCAGTCGGCGAGGTCGCCCGCTACGCGGCGGGCCAGATCGAGCTCGCCGAACTCGACGCGTCCCGCGCCCGACTGGACCGCGCCGAGGTGTTGGCACTGCGAGCCCAGATCAGCCCGCACTTCATCTACAACGCGCTCAACACCATCGCCTCGTTCGTGCGCACCGACCCCGACCGGGCCCGGGAACTGATCCTCGAGTTCGCCGACTTCACCCGCTACTCGTTCCGCGCGGCCGGCCAGTACACCACCCTGGCCGAGGAGTTGCGCAACATCGACCGCTATCTGACGCTGGAGCGCGCCCGCTTCGGCTCCGCGCTCACCGTCACCCTGCAGGTGGCCCCGGAGGTGCTCAACGTCGTCGTGCCGTTCCTGGCGCTGCAGCCGTTGGTGGAAAACGCTGTGCGCCATGGCTTTGCGGGGCGCCGCAGCGGATCGATCGAGCTGATCGCGCGCGACGAGGGGTCGGACTGCGTGATCACCGTCGAAGACGACGGCGTCGGCATGGACCCCGACGCGTTGCGCGCCGGCCCCGGCGACGCGCTGGCCGACGGCACCACCGAAGGGTCGTCGGCCCATGTCGGACTGACCAATGTCGACCATCGCCTGCGCGCGGCCTTCGGCAACGATTACGGTCTGGTGGTCGAGACGGCGATCGGGGCAGGCACGAAAGTGGTGATGCGGGTGCCGAAGTTCCGGTCGGGGGTGCGGGCCGGCGGAGCAGCGTTCGGAGGGGGCAGCCAGTGA